The stretch of DNA ACTTTGGGGTATGCTTTGTTTCAGAGAGAGTATGAAGAATTTAAAATACGAATCAATGCACTTGTTGCCAAAGCCCAAAAAGTGCCTGAAGAGGGGTGGACCATGGCTGATGGCACCGCTTGGCCTGGGAACAACCCTAGGGACCATCCTGGCATGATTCAGGTACTTTTTACTTCAATGCGTCTGCCATTTGAAAATAATGTCAACTTAATTTGAATCTTATGGATTAAACTTGCTTTTCATGGAATTCAGGTGTTCTTGGGGCACAGTGGTGGccttgacactgatggtaatgagtTGCCACGGCTTGTGTATGTCTCTCGTGAAAAGAGGCCAGGTTTCCAGCATCACAAGAAGGCTGGTGCAATGAATGCATTGGTATGTGTTCTCTTCCGCGAATTTGCTTGTGCACATTGCATTGGATTTTATCTTGTTCGTTGCTAATTATACGATTGCATATCTTTTGCTGGTTGGCAGATTCGTGTGTCTGCCGTGTTGACAAATGGTGCCTATCTTCTTAATGTGGATTGTGATCACTACTTCAATAGCAGCAAAGCTCTTAGAGAAGCAATGTGCTTCATGATGGATCCCGCTCTAGGAAGGAAAACTTGCTATGTCCAATTTCCACAAAGATTTGATGGCATTGATTTGCATGATCGATATGCTAATCGCAACATTGTTTTCTTTGATGTAAGTCTGGTGGTGTCTGTTCATCATGACGACAACACTTTCTTGTCTCTTACATGGTTTTCCTCTTTGCAGATCAACATGAAAGGTTTAGATGGCATTCAGGGTCCAATGTATGTCGGAACAGGATGCTGTTTCAACAGGCAGGCCTTGTATGGCTATGATCCTGTATTAACTGAGGCTGATTTGGAACCTAACATTGTTGTTAAGAGCTGCTGCGGTGGCAGAAAGAAAAAGAGCAAGAGCTATATGGATAACAAGAACCGTATGATGAAGAGAACTGAGTCTTCTGCTCCCATCTTCAACATGGAAGATAtagaagagggtatagaaggtaTGTGCTTGCAATTTTTACCTTAACATTTATTTCTTGGCATCTGAAGACAAGGCGCCGTATATACTGCATCACTAAAACATTATGCTTCTATTTTGTCTTCGCTTTGGTTCTTGAGATTCTGAGTTATGCCTTGCTTCAACTAACCACTCTTTCTGAATCTCATCAGGTTATGAGGATGAAAGGTCAATGCTTATGTCCCAGAAGAGATTGGAGAAGCGATTTGGTCAGTCTCCTATATTTACTGCATCCACCTTTATGACTCAAGGAGGCATACCACCTTCAACAAACCCAGCTTCTCTACTAAAGGAAGCCATCCATGTCATCAGCTGTGGATACGAGGACAAGACCGAATGGGGAAAAGAGGTTAGTTTGAGAGTCATAGTTTCTGTCATTCTTTTCTCTATGCGGAGATACGAAACTGAAACTGAGATTTCCTTTTATTTTGCTTCAGATTGGCTGGATCTATGGTTCAGTTACTGAAGATATTCTTACCGGGTTTAAAATGCACGCAAGAGGGTGGATATCAATCTACTGCATGCCACCCCGGCCTTGTTTCAAGGGTTCTGCGCCAATCAATCTGTCTGACCGTCTTAATCAAGTTCTACGATGGGCGCTTGGGTCAGTTGAAATTCTGTTTAGCAGACATTGTCCTATCTGGTACAATTACGGTGGGCGGTTGAAACTTCTGGAGAGGGTGGCTTACATCAACACCATTGTTTACCCATTAACATCCCTCCCACTTATCGCCTATTGTGTGCTTCCTGCTATCTGCCTCCTCACCAACAAATTTATCATCCCTGAGGTTAGTCACAAGAAAGAAACCCTTTCACATGCGCAGAGCTATGTTCCTCTTGTTGAATCTCGCATTGCCAAAACCCTCACAATCAGGTGTCTTTGTGTCTGATGTTGATATATTCTTCTTTCTGATATGCAGATCAGTAATTATGCTGGGATGTTCTTCATTCTCATGTTTGCGTCCATCTTTGCCACCGGTATATTGGAGCTCCGATGGAGCGGTGTCGGCATCGAGGACTGGTGGAGGAACGAGCAGTTCTGGGTCATCGGTGGCACATCTGCCCATCTTTTCGCGGTGTTCCAGGGCCTGCTCAAGGTGCTGGCCGGGATCGACACCAACTTCACCGTCACGTCCAAGGCGAACGACGAGGACGGCGACTTCGCCGAGCTATACGTGTTCAAGTGGACCAGTCTCCTGATCCCTCCGACCACCGTCCTCGTGATCAACCTGGTGGGCATGGTGGCCGGCATATCGTACGCCATCAACAGCGGGTACCAGTCCTGGGGCCCGCTCTTCGGAAAGCTCTTCTTCTCCATCTGGGTCATCCTCCATCTCTACCCCTTCCTCAAGGGTCTCATGGGGAAGCAGAACCGCACGCCCACGATCGTCATCGTCTGGTCCATCCTCCTCGCCTCCATCTTCTCCCTCCTGTGGGTGAAGATCGACCCGTTCATTTCCGACACCCAGAAGGCCGTCGCCATGGGGCAGTGCGGCGTCAACTGCTGATCGGATCGCCGGCGCTCAAGAGTGAGTATCTGCCCCCCTCGTGTAAATACCGGAGGGGGTTAGATGGGATTTTTTGGTTGTAGATGAAGACGGAAGGAGTTTATCTAAATTATTGCCCCTTTGTTAGTACCCTTGTCGCCCATGCTGCTGGGAACCACAAACAGTCAAGCCTCCACTGCCTACGAAACCTGCAGCGTACATTGtgattttttctcctttttttccccATTTGTGATACTTGTTCTTTGTTGCTTAGAGTATATTATGTCAGAATTGTATTTATACACACTGTGACACCGACTATTTATATAAGGCAGCTGTTGCATCAACTCTCTCTTCTGCAATTCTAGTGTCAACCGTGGCATGGAATATGGATCTTCTGCAATTCTAGTGTCAACCGTGCCATGGAATATGAATATGCCTGATTGCATGATGCTAGCTTGATTGTGACTGTTCTCTGCGTTCGATAACAATTTGGCATGAATGGATGTGGCAATGTTTCAGTTGATAATGTTTGGTCAATTAAACTGCTGCTGTTAGCTTTGCTTTGATGCTTGAAACACTGCCATTCGACACCGAGCTGTGCAGCCTATGAGATCGAGGCCCATTCGCAAGAGCAGAGAATTTGGCTCATGAAAACTAAGGATGTGTTTGGTTACCTACgtatatgtaacgccccgagaccgatgtgccaggtgtccttcagttattcgctgttgttgccttgtcattgcttccgtgttatgcattgcatattatgtcatcatgtgcatttcatttgcatacatgttcgtctcatgcatccgagctttttccccgttgtccgttttgcattccggtgctccgttctcctccggtggtcatttctaccttcttctcgtgtatgggttttaaacattttcggattgcaccgagacttgccaagcgaccttggtttactaccggtagaccgcttgtcaagtttcgtatcatttggacttcgtttgatactccaacggttaaccgagggaccgaaaaggcctcgtgtgtgttgcagcccaacacccttccaaagtgacccaaaacccacctaaacctcctccatcatctcggtcgttcgatcacgaccgcgtggccgaaaaccgcaccttatttgaactctactaactccctctacctataaatatgttctCCCCTCTCGAAATTCGCGGAtaaaccctagccatctccctcctcgtgccgccggacgaagtccgccaggccggacatgtccaccgccgccggCCACCTCGCTCCGGCCAATCGGAGGCTGCCACATCACCCTCTCCCGCCTCCGCAGCCAACCAAAACGCGCCACGTCGCCTCCCGCCGGAcctcctctctcctccgccgccgcgggcccgcgcggcccagatccggcccgcggggcccgaaccgccgccgccccacgcctNNNNNNNNNNNNNNNNNNNNNNNNNNNNNNNNNNNNNNNNNNNNNNNNNNNNNNNNNNNNNNNNNNNNNNNNNNNNNNNNNNNNNNNNNNNNNNNNNNNNNNNNNNNNNNNNNNNNNNNNNNNNNNNNNNNNNNNNNNNNNNNNNNNNNNNNNNNNNNNNNNNNNNNNNNNNNNNNNNNNNNNNNNNNNNNNNNNNNNNNNNNNNNNNNNNNNNNNNNNNNNNNNNNNNNNNNNNNNNNNNNNNNNNNNNNNNNNNNNNNNNNNNNNNNNNNNNNNNNNNNNNNNNNNNNNNNNNNNNNNNNNNNNNNNNNNNNNNNNNNNNNNNNNNNNNNNNNNNNNNNNNNNNNNNNNNNNNNNNNNNNNNNNNNNNNNNNNNNNNNNNNNNNNNNNNNNNNNNNNNNNTCCTCTACGCCCgtcgcctcgcgccgcctcccggAGCGCGCCACCGCCGTCAACCTTCGCCAGAggcccgccgcccgcgccctcgTCGCCGGCCATCGCCGGAGACGGCTACCTCACCGGAGTCCTCCTCCCTCGCCGGATCCGGGaaaggtggatgagatccaccaatcCCGGGAACCAAACGCAGCCCCTCgatccggatctcctcgtcccggatatcctcgtcccgttgacttttcgcggaggtataaattccactaagtccccgagatttccatgtttcatatgtccatattcatcatgtcgtaactccgcatccgtaattCTGATTtgagcatgtagcatatcaaaatgttcgtctcagagagtacatcatttcatctcattgcatcattttcatttgagttcattttgatgcccgaaatgctgttggaagaatgctatttgagttagttgtcagatctgctgctccaaatagctacttgtcatttttgccatgattattgtgtgcatgatatgctcatgagctctacatatgttttgttatatgctttgccatctttccagaggtgcaacccatgtatttttgtgatgtgtgtggtgactagcacaaggttgcaaagtggtgcattcgttaaggctgattttagggacttagcatttccactaagtccttgatttgtttatctcaatatgccatatgttcatgttgtctcctagtgatccgtgcctcttttgaggatgatcagtaaggatgttttgttaattttgtagtgctctatccatctatgtctttgtttgcaagTATGGAGCacgctagcttgagtcaatcgagctctacttttgctatttcgtgaatctgggcagattgtctacttgttagcgattttgccgaggatgttgtagttgatccgtgcatgctatgttattgttcttgccatgtctagcttgtataatgtgtattcttgatgggtgtatgcttagattgtcatgacttgctctgtagtgagtgcatcgagctcgtaaacatgcctacttgatatctgatttgcatgctccagtttttcactaagtctgtgatctgattatgtttttgccatgttcacacgcttgccatgtattttctgatcccttttgactcaaggtcactaagggacttttgttaagatctttgagtatctccatgccatgctttactttgccatgttcaggtcctgtaacatATAGTTTTCATACTCCAAAgattgctatctgatctgaaatttcagacaagtgttaatttcactaagtctgaaatctgtttgccaaatgcatttttgccatgcttgtttgaacctgttattggatgaattggccgtagctcagtgttcaacttttgttaagcatcatgaatggatccctgccatgtatttttttgccatgtttgagtgctgtagcatgttcatcttgttgcatttagatggctacttgctgtatatcgcagaccagtgccatatttgaattgcttgccatttccaaaccgtaactccgattccggtgatctttatatcgttttcaagcgatttcatctcacctttccagtggcacacttggatttccaagttgaggccaggttcattcatctcttgtcaaatcatgcatatgcatcgcattccgcatcccgcatatcataccattgttcatgtgttggttgtttactttgttgtgtgcttctttccggtgtttgcttcttcgggttggtttcggtaacgtcgcgtttgtgaggacccatttgtTTACGTCcgtctgtcttcttcatggactcgttcttcttccttgcgggatttcaagcaagatgatcaaaccctcgaaatcacttctatctttgcttgctagttgctcgctcttttgctatgcctacgctgcgatacctaccacttgcttatcatgcctcccatattgttgaaccaagcctctaacccaccttgtcctagcaaaccattgtttagctatgttaccgctttgctcagcccctcttatagcgttgttagttgcaggtgaagattgaagtttgttccttgttggaacatggagaccattccttgttggaacattatttacttgttgggatatcacaatatctcttatttaattaatgcatctatatacttggtaaagggtggaaggctcggccttatgcctggtgttttgttccactcttgccgccctagtttccgtcatatcggtgttatgttcccggattttgcgttccttacgcggttgggtaataatgggaaccccttgacagttcgccttgaataaaactcctccagcaatgcccaaccttggttttaccatttgcactaacaacctaccaccttcccttgggttctgcagactcaagggtcatctttatttttaacccccccgggccagtgctcctctgagtgttggtccgaactgagctgcctgcggggccacctcggggcaacttgaggtttgattttaatcgtagctagtctcatctgagtgtgccctgagaacaagatatgtgcagctcctatcgggatttgtcggcacattcaggcggtgttgctggtttagttttaccttgtcgaaatgtcttgtaaccgggattccgagtctgatcgggtcttcccgctagaaggaatatccttcgttgaccgtgagagcttgtgatgggctaagttgggacacccctacagggatttgaacttttgaaagccgtgcccgcggttatgggcagatgggaatttgttaacgtccggttgtagaaaacctgaagttgaccttaattaaaatgcatcaaccgcgtgtgtaaccgtgatggtctctttccggcggagtctgggaagtgaacacggtgttggagtaatgcttgacgtaggttgttctaggatcacttcttgatcatagttgttcgaccgtgcttttgccttctcttctcgctctcatttgcgcatgttagccaccatatatgctagtcgcttgctgcagctccacctcataccttttaccttacccataagcttaaatagtcttgatcgcgagggtgcgagattgctgagtccccgtggctcacagttacttccaaaaccagtttgcaggtgccgatgagtccgagcaggtgacgcaaccaagctcaggaggagctcgatgaa from Triticum dicoccoides isolate Atlit2015 ecotype Zavitan chromosome 6A, WEW_v2.0, whole genome shotgun sequence encodes:
- the LOC119314721 gene encoding probable cellulose synthase A catalytic subunit 1 [UDP-forming]; protein product: MAANRGMVAGSHNRNEFVMIRNDGDAPAPGKEVKGTVGQACQICGDTVGVSATGDVFVACNECAFPVCRPCYEYERKDGVKCCPQCKTRYKRLKGSPRVPGDEEEEDVDDLDNEFNYKQGNGKGPEWQGEDIDLSSSSRHEPHHRIPRLTSGQQMSGEIPDASPDRHSIRSPTSSYVDPSVPVPVRIVDPSKDLNSYGLNSVDWKERVESWRVKQDKNMMQVTNKYPDARGGGGDMEGTGSNGEDMQMVDDARLPLSRIVPIPANQLNLYRIVIILRLIILCFFFQYRVSHPVRDAYGLWLVSVICEIWFALSWLLDQFPKWYPINRETYLDRLALRYDREGEPSQLCPIDIFVSTVDPLKEPPLITANTVLSILAVDYPVDKVSCYVSDDGSAMLTFESLSETAEFARKWVPFCKKHNIEPRAPEFYFQQKIDYLKDKIQPSFVKERRAMKREYEEFKIRINALVAKAQKVPEEGWTMADGTAWPGNNPRDHPGMIQVFLGHSGGLDTDGNELPRLVYVSREKRPGFQHHKKAGAMNALIRVSAVLTNGAYLLNVDCDHYFNSSKALREAMCFMMDPALGRKTCYVQFPQRFDGIDLHDRYANRNIVFFDINMKGLDGIQGPMYVGTGCCFNRQALYGYDPVLTEADLEPNIVVKSCCGGRKKKSKSYMDNKNRMMKRTESSAPIFNMEDIEEGIEGYEDERSMLMSQKRLEKRFGQSPIFTASTFMTQGGIPPSTNPASLLKEAIHVISCGYEDKTEWGKEIGWIYGSVTEDILTGFKMHARGWISIYCMPPRPCFKGSAPINLSDRLNQVLRWALGSVEILFSRHCPIWYNYGGRLKLLERVAYINTIVYPLTSLPLIAYCVLPAICLLTNKFIIPEISNYAGMFFILMFASIFATGILELRWSGVGIEDWWRNEQFWVIGGTSAHLFAVFQGLLKVLAGIDTNFTVTSKANDEDGDFAELYVFKWTSLLIPPTTVLVINLVGMVAGISYAINSGYQSWGPLFGKLFFSIWVILHLYPFLKGLMGKQNRTPTIVIVWSILLASIFSLLWVKIDPFISDTQKAVAMGQCGVNC